One genomic segment of Borrelia miyamotoi includes these proteins:
- a CDS encoding TraR/DksA family transcriptional regulator, translated as MQKSSFEHEFIEKMRNFLLESKKEILNSIRSVENSKREIINNDMHLKDIIDIAFDNMDGNNLEALSSVEKKKLSLINQALYRISQNTYGNCLACDKGIARERLEAIPYAFLCIDCQTKKEKKSRRSI; from the coding sequence ATGCAGAAAAGTAGTTTTGAGCATGAATTTATTGAAAAGATGAGGAATTTTCTTTTAGAATCAAAAAAAGAAATATTAAATTCTATAAGATCTGTTGAGAATAGCAAAAGAGAAATCATTAATAATGATATGCATCTAAAGGATATAATTGATATTGCATTTGACAATATGGATGGTAATAATCTTGAAGCTTTAAGTTCTGTAGAAAAGAAGAAGCTAAGTTTAATAAATCAGGCACTTTATCGAATTTCTCAAAATACTTATGGTAATTGTTTGGCTTGTGATAAGGGTATTGCAAGAGAGCGACTTGAGGCTATTCCTTATGCGTTTTTATGTATAGATTGTCAAACCAAAAAAGAAAAAAAGAGCAGAAGGTCGATTTAA
- the infA gene encoding translation initiation factor IF-1, whose protein sequence is MNTKEEAIEAEGIVKESLPNTMFRVELKNGHLVLAHLSGKMRKHFIKIVPGDKVKVELSPYDLTKGRIVYREK, encoded by the coding sequence TTGAACACTAAAGAAGAAGCTATTGAAGCTGAAGGTATTGTAAAAGAATCTCTACCAAATACAATGTTTAGGGTAGAACTTAAAAATGGACACTTAGTTCTCGCCCACCTATCTGGAAAAATGAGAAAACACTTCATAAAAATAGTTCCTGGAGATAAGGTAAAGGTTGAGCTATCCCCTTATGATCTTACAAAGGGAAGAATAGTCTATAGAGAAAAATAA